A stretch of Panthera tigris isolate Pti1 chromosome E2, P.tigris_Pti1_mat1.1, whole genome shotgun sequence DNA encodes these proteins:
- the CENPN gene encoding centromere protein N isoform X4 gives MDETVAEFIKRTILKIPMTEMMTILKAWDFLPENQLQTVNFRQRKESLVQDLVLLCENKRASLRDAALLDIIYTQFHQHQKVWDVFQMSKEPGEDVDLFDMEQFKSSFEKILRRALKNVTVSFRDAEENAVWIRIAWGTQYRKPNQYKPVFVVYYSQTPYVFTSFCHLKSNTPLLSQALTVASNHHKIVKMDLRSRYLDSLKAIVFKQYNQKFETHNSTMPLQENLELDMHMDSRIIHENRIEKERVQRVTQETFGDYPQPRLEFAQYKVLI, from the exons ATGGATGAAACTGTTGCCGAGTTTATCAAGAGGACCATCTTGAAAATCCCAATGACTGAAATGATGACAATCCTCAAAGCCTGGGATTTTTTGCCTGAAAATCAACTGCAGACAGTAAACTTCCGGCAGAGAAAGGAATCTCTCGTTCAGGACTTGGTTCTGCTCTGTGAG AATAAGCGTGCAAGTCTCCGTGACGCAGCCCTTTTAGACATCATTT ATACTCAATTTCATCAGCACCAGAAAGTCTGGGATGTTTTTCAAATGAGTAAAGAACCAg GTGAAGACGTTGACCTTTTTGATATGGAACAATTCAAAAGTTCATTTGAGAAAATTCTTCGGagagcattaaaaaat GTGACGGTCAGCTTCAGAGACGCTGAGGAGAATGCAGTATGGATTCGAATCGCCTGGGGAACACAGTACAGAAAGCCAAACCAGTACAAACCGGTTTTTGTGGTGTATTATTCCCAGACTCCCTACGTCTTCACTTCCTTCTGCCACCTGAAGAGCAATACACCCCTTCTGAGTCAG GCGCTGACAGTTGCTAGCAATCACCATAAGATTGTGAAAATGGACCTCAGAAGCCGGTATCTGGACTCTCTGAAGGCTATTGTTTTCAAACAGTATAATCAG aagtttgaaACTCACAACTCCACTATGCCTCTACAAGAAAACCTTGAGCTGGACATGCACA TGGATTCAAGGATCATTCATGAAAACAGAATCGAAAAAGAGAGAGTCCAGAGAGTGACTCAAGAAACTTTTGGAGACTATCCTCAACCAAGACTAGAATTTGCACAATATAAG GTACTCATTTAG